A DNA window from Trichosurus vulpecula isolate mTriVul1 chromosome 2, mTriVul1.pri, whole genome shotgun sequence contains the following coding sequences:
- the LOC118839941 gene encoding zinc finger protein OZF-like produces the protein MHSVTFRDVSVDFSLEEWRYLSPAQRDLYRNVMLENYENLVFVGLPVSKSEVISQLERGEAPWMPKAGVPRGPCPDYLSWDTRCETKDSVQTEVIHSETLAQERLPVDSSWYLKLGESEEWEVSLEKLQGYQERQSRQVTMIPKRTFNMVSGPECSTFIRGFNLSSLLFPHWRGDMEERFHKYHTLGKKAFGKRLNLNVQQKVHTGENPSECDTCWRTFRNRETLSKHQRTHTGVKLFEFSECGKGFSEEVMLIGHQKSSGVKPFQCSECGKAFCGKAYLIIHERTHTGMKPFECDKCGKAFIRKEYLISHQRTHSGVKPFQCNECGKAYSQKGNLISHQRIHTGVKPFECNECGKAFNQKGYLISHQRTHSGLKPFECKECGKAFTAKRTLISHQRIHTGVKPFGCTECGKAFSERGTLISHQRTHTGVKPFECNECGKAFLRKGHLNSHQRTHTGVKPFGCKECGKAFTQKGHLVSHQRIHTGMKPFGCNECGKAFRQWGTLSNHQRTHTAIKTFICNKCGKTFSERSILTKHQKTHSRLNEMNVGTCLAREKNFLM, from the exons GGCTTCCAGTGTCCAAATCTGAAGTGATTTCCCAGTTGGAAAGAGGAGAAGCACCATGGATGCCCAAGGCAGGAGTCCCCAGAGGCCCCTGCCCAG ATTACCTGAGTTGGGACACTAGGTGTGAAACCAAGGACTCGGTTCAGACTGAGGTTATTCACTCAGAAACATTGGCCCAAGAAAGATTGCCAGTGGATAGTAGCTGGTATCTCAAACTGGGAGAATCTGAGGAATGGGAAGTTAGCTTAGAGAAACTGCAGGGCTACCAGGAGAGACAATCCCGGCAAGTAACAATGATTCCCAAAAGAACTTTTAATATGGTGAGTGGACCTGAATGTAGCACATTTATTAGAGGTTTTAACCTGAGCTCACTCCTTTTTCCACATTGGAGAGGTGACATGGAAGAAAGATTCCATAAATATCATACACTTGGAAAAAAAGCCTTTGGCAAGAGATTAAATCTTAACGTACAGCAGAaagttcatactggagaaaatCCCTCTGAATGTGATACATGTTGGAGAACCTTCAGGAACAGGGAAACACTTAGTAAACATCAGAGAACTCACACTGGAGTGAAATTATTTGAAtttagtgaatgtgggaaaggctTCAGTGAAGAGGTAATGCTTATTGGACATCAGAAATCTTCTGGAGTGAAACCTTTtcaatgtagtgaatgtgggaaagccttttgTGGGAAGGCTTACCTTATTATCCATGAGAGAACTCATACTGGAATGAAACCCTTTGAATGTGataaatgtgggaaagccttcattcGGAAGGAATACCTTATTAGCCATCAGAGAACTCACAGTGGAGTGAAACCCTttcagtgtaatgaatgtggaaaagcctatAGTCAGAAGGGAAACCTTATAagccatcagagaattcacactggagtgAAAccatttgaatgtaatgaatgtggaaaagctttcaatCAGAAGGGGTACCTTATTAGCCATCAGAGAACTCATTCTGGActgaaaccctttgaatgtaaagaatgtgggaaagccttcactgCTAAGAGAACCCTTATTagccatcagagaattcatactggagtgAAACCTTTTGGATGTACtgagtgtgggaaagccttcagtgaGAGGGGTACTCTCATTAGCCATCAAAGAACTCATACTGGAgtgaaaccttttgaatgtaatgagtgtgggaaagccttccttCGGAAGGGTCACCTTAATAGCcatcagagaactcacacaggagtGAAACCTTTTGGatgtaaagaatgtgggaaagccttcactcAGAAGGGACACCTCGTCagccatcagagaattcatactggaatGAAACCCTTTggatgtaatgaatgtgggaaagccttcaggcAATGGGGAACTCTTAGTAATCATCAGCGAACTCATACTGCAATTAAAACTTTTATATGTAATAAATGTGGGAAGACTTTCAGTGAGAGGAGCATTCTTACAAAGCATCAAAAAACTCATAGTAGATTGAATGAAATGAATGTGGGCACATGTTTGGCTAGAGAGAAAAATTTTCTAATGTAA